ACAAACCCCAGTATCTGAGAGATGATATCAgatggtacacagagaaaccctgttcatCCCCCACGGTCCAGGGCAAGTGTCTGCTGAACTGTTGTGAATGTTTCATCAGTGGGGCTGCCTAGAAATGTGTATAATGTGCTTTCAGTATTTGACCTTCCCAAACCTGAAGGACCACTAAATTAACACACTGGCTCTAAGTTTATCCTCAACAAGAAATATACACTTGCTATTATGATGCATTATAACTGGATGTGGTGGTATCCAGCTGTAGTCCCAGCTCAATGGGAGGCCAGGTCAGGAGGATCAGAGGAGCCTACAGTCTCAAAGCCAGTCTGGACACCATGGCAAAacctcatttttaataataataacaacaacaacaacaataataataataataataataaaccagcAGGACAGTTTGCCTTCACACTggaaaacctgagttcaacccctaggacccacatggtagaaggagagaaccaactcctacaagttgtctcctgacctctacacatgtgcaATGatgctcagacacacatacacaagcatacatacaaacacatatgtacatacacatgctaacatacatacattcacacacagaaacatacatagaTGATGACAGATGTAACATTTAACTAaattaagttttttctttttttctatattctttgtttacattccaaatgatttcccctttcccgcttcccccctcccataagtcccataagccctcttccctctgcccattgcCTAATCaagcccctcccatttctctgtcctggcaatcccctacaatgctgcatcaagcctttccaggaccagggcctctccttccttcctcttgggaatcatttgatatgtgagttgtgtcttgggtattcagagtttctgggctaatatccacttatcagggactgcattccatgtgtgttctttcgtgattgggttacctcacttaagatgatattttccagttccaatcatttgcctaattttccagttgcaaccaattccaatttcatgaattcattgtttttaatttctgagtagtattccattgtgtaaatataccacattttctgtatccattcctccactgagggatatctgggttctttccagcttctggctattataaatagggctgctatgaacatagtggagcatgtgtccttattgcatgctggggaatcctctgggtatatgtccaggagtggtatagcagggacctccggaagtgtcatgcccagttttctgaggaaccgccagaatgatttccagagtggttgtaccaacttgcattcccaccaccagtggaggagtgttcctctttctccacatccccgccaacacctgctgtctcctgagtttttaaccttagccattctgactggtgtgaggtgaaatctcagggttgttttgatttgcatttccctaatgactaatgatgttgaacatttaaggtacatctcagccattcgaagttcttcaggtgaaaattctttgtttagctctgtatcccatttttaatagggttatttggttctctggagtctaacttcttgagttctttgtatatattggatattagccctctaacggatgtagggttggtgaagatcttttcccaatttattggttgccgttttgtccttttgacagtgtcctttgccttacagaaactttgtaattttatgaggtcccattttgttctgttcaggaacttttcccctgtgcccaagtgctcaatgctcttccccagttacttttctatcagtttcaatgtgtctggttttatgtggaggtccttgatccatttggagttgagcttagtacaaggagataagaatggatcaattcaaattcttctgcatgctgacctccagttgaaccagcaccatttgttgaaaatactatcttttttccactggatcgtttcagctttgtcaaagatcaagtgaccataggtgtgtgggttcatttctgggtcttcaatcctattccattgatccatttgcctgacattgtaccaataccaggcagtttttaacactattgctctgtagcaatgtttgaggtctgaaatactgattcccctggaaatTCTTTTaccgttgagaatagttttagctatcctgggttttttgttattccagatgaatttgagaattgctctttctaactccatgaagaactgagttgggattttgatggggattgcattgaatctttagattgcttttggcaagatggccatatttactatattaatcctgccaatccacgagcatggaagatttttccattttctgaggtcttcttcaatttctttttttcagagacttgaagttcttgtcatacagatctttcatttgtttgattagagtcacaccaagatactttatattgtttgtggatattgtgaagggtatcagttccctaatttctttctcagcctgcttatcctttgagtataggaaggctactgatttgcgtgagctgatttttataaccagccactttgctgaagttgtttatcagctgtaggagttctctggtggagttttttgggtcacttaagtatatcatatcatctgcaaatagtgatagcttgacttcttcctttccaatttgtatccctttgacctccttatgttatctaattgctctagctaggacttcaagaactatattgaaaagatatggagagagggggcagccttgtctaatccctgattttagtgggattgcttcaagtttctctccatttagtttgatgttggctactggtttgctgtatattgcttttactatgtttaggtatgggccttgaattcctgttctttccaagacttttagcatgaaaggatgctgaattttgtcaaatgctttttcagcatctaatgaaatgaccatgtgggtttttttctttgtttgtttatgtagtagattgcatttgtttatgtagtagattgcattgatggatttccatatattgaaccatccctgcatccctggaatgaagcctacttgatcatggtgagtgattgttttgatgtgttcttggatttggttggcaagaattttattgagtatttttgcatcaatattcataaaagaaattggcctgaagttctctttctttgttggatctttgcgtggttttggtaacagcataattgtgacttcgtagaatgagttaggtagtgttccttctgtttatattttgtggaatagtttgaagagtgttagtattaggtcttctttgaaggtctgatagaattctgcacctgtgctttttttttttcccctttggaagactttctatgaccccttctatttctttaggaattataggactgtttagatgatctatttgatcctgatttaattttggtatttggtatctgtctaggaaattgtccatttcctccaaattttccagttttgttgagtataggctttagtagtaggatctgatgattttttttaatttcctcagtttctgttgttatatctcccttttcatttctaattttgttaatttggatactgtctctgtgccctttggctagtctggctaagggtttatctatcttgttgattttctcaaagaaccagctcctggttttgttgattctttgtatggttctctttgtttccacttgattgatttcagccctgagtttgatgatttcctgtcttcttctcctcctgggtgaaatagcttctttttgttccagggctttcaggtgtgccattaagctcctagtgtatactctctccagtttctttttggaggcactcagggctatgagttttccttttagcactgctttcattgtatcccataaatttgggtatgttgtgccttcattttcattaaattctaaaaagtctttgatttctttctttacttcttccttgaccaaagtatcattgaatatcgttcagcttccatgtatatgtgggctttctgttgtttttgttgctattaaagaccactcttattccatagtgatttgataagaggcatggagttagttcgatcttcttatatttcttgaggtctgtcttgtgactaattatatggtcgattttggagaaggtaccatgaggtgctgagaaaaaggtatattgctttagggtgaaatgttacacatgtataattggtccaaagcttcaattagtttcattgtgtccctgtttagtttctgttttcctgatcggtccactgaggagagtggagtgttgaagtcacccacaattattgtgttaggtgcaatgtgtgctttgagctttagtaaagtttcttttacaaatgagggtgcccttacatttggagcatagatggtcagaattgagaattcttcttagtggatttttcctttgaccagtaagaagtgtccttccgtgtctcttttgatgactttaggttgaaagtcaattttatctgatattagaatggctactccagctggtttcctgagatcatttgcttgtaaaattgtcttccagccttttactctaagatagtgtttgtctttgacactgaagtgtgtttcctatatgcagcaaaatgtagggtcctgtttacgaatccagtctgttagtctatgtctttttattagggaattaagTCCatagatattaagagatattaaggaatagtaattattactttctgttatttttgatgctatttttatatttgagtggttatcttctttggggtttgatgaaagaatgttactgtcttgctttttccagggtgtagtttccctccttgtattggcagttttccacctattatcctttgaagggctgggtttgtggaaagatattgtgtaaatttggttttatcatggaatatcttggtttctccatctatggtgattgagagtttcactggatatagtagttttggttggcatttgtgttctcttagagtctgcatgagatctgcccaggatcttctagctttcatggtctccggtgagaagtctggtgtaattctgataggtcttcctttatatgttacttggcctttttctctttctgcttttaatattctttctttgtttagtacatttggggttttgattattatatgacgagaggtatttctgttctggtccagtctatttggagttctgtaggcttcttgtatattcatgagcatctctttaggttagggaagttttcttccataattttgttgaagatatttgctggccctttaagttctaagtcttcactctcatctatacctataatccttagatttggttttctcattgtgtcctagatttcctgattacaagctttttgcaatttctgtgactgttgaatcaatggtttctatggtatcttcagcatctgggattcttctatctcttgtattctgttgttgatatttgcatctatggcccctgatttcttcccaaggttttctatctcaaaagttgtctccctttgtgatttcttagttgtttctacttctatttttagatcctggatggttttgctcagttccttcacctgtttgtttgtgttttcctgtaattctttaagatatttttgtgtttcctctttcatgacttctgcctgttgacccaatttctcctgtatttatttaagtgatttttgcatttcctttttattggcttctatctgttgacccatattctcctgaatttctttaaatgatttttgtgtttcccttgtaagggcttcttttttattcattttctcctgtatttaagagatttatttgtgtccttcttgtgttcctctaacagcatcatgaccagtgattttgaatccaaatcttgcttttctggtgtgttggggtatctaggatttgctgttgttggagaattgggttcagatgctgccatattgccttgatttctgttagtaatgttcctacgtttgccttttaccatctggttatctctggcattatttggtcctgttgtcactggctggtgcttgaaccttctGTGAGCCTGTTAAGCTCTTtcagcaccactggatgactaggtttccctggcacagattactgatgtgctgccctactcttgggtgccgttggagccctggtgtgccttgccccaagcaatgttatacttgggttgtctccgTGTagctggtgttgcctgtctggtccgcccaggagtgaagatggcatatgctgtggggaccttttccaagtgccaatcactctgcagggcaaacataccccaacagggctggcacacagagggcccacagagctgcccaagccctgggtgcaggcagaagcctgacaggGTGCGTCCCAAGCGAtgttagactcaggatatctctgtgtacctggcactgcCTATCTGGTCTGTCCGgaagccaagatggcagagaacactaaataaagttttaaaagtgtTCATCGACAGCAAACTTTCATATCTGACCAACATGTGCCTCAGACCTAAATGATTGCTTACTTATCCAGTATGTTAGCTTGTACCAAGATTGCTTGTCAGTTTAATCAGAAGGACTCTAGCCTTTTCAAACCCATTCTACTCTGGATCACTTGGTGAATCTCTGTAGAAGAAAATAGAccaattattttcttaaaacagtATCACCCTATGTAAAAAGGCCCTGTCTGAGGAGTACTACATCAGCATCCCTTGCAGAGGTAACTACTCTGGCTCCCTATCTCAAAAGGATGAATCACATGGttcaaaatttcaaattttagCAGTTCTTCTATAGGTTAACTTTTTAGAGACCAAGTTACTTGGATTGCCTGATGAATTGAATAAATCCACAGAGACAAGGCACACATCCTTCCTGTAAGGCTCTGGGGCTTTGGTGTGCATGCATCATGAGAAGATATTACAAGAATGAAaattcttgggggctggagagatggctcagtgatgaaGGGCACTGActccttttccagaggtcctgagttcaattcccagcatccacatggtggctcacaaccatctgcaatgggatcccatgccctcttctgatctgtctgaaaacagctacagcatattcatataaataaaataaatctttaaaaaaaaaagaatgaaaaatcttAGTCAGGAGGTCTTGGGTGGACTAGGTGAAGGTGATGGAAAAGATCCAAGGGTCCCACCTGGAGAGCGAGGCCAGAGTGGCTGAgtaactaaggaatgctgggaCATGGTGGGAGGCGGGGCCTTTGAACAGCTCAACCAGATGCCTGCAGAGGAAAGCTAACACTATTAGGAATTTATCAGTTTCTGGGTAGTTTTGTTTTATACTGGGAATATGTCTATAAGGGAATACTTTCTACATggtcattttgtgtgtgtatgtgtatgtccatTCTTGTTTGGGGGTTGGTGGCAGTGgtgtaggtggtggtggtgatggtggtggaggaggaggaggaagaagtgatGGTGGAAGAGAAGTGctagagaaggagaaggaagaggaaaaggaggaagagaaggaggaaaggaggaggatgttatggtggtggtggcggtggcggtggtggaaATGGTAGTGATTAGTTGGTTGctttcaattttttgttttccttgtttttatttttgaggtgggaTCTCTGTGTGTGTAAACCTGACTGGAGACAGaatcatgatcttcctgcctcagctgccacagtgctgggattaccagcaCACACTACTATACATGCCTAGCTCTATTGTATCTGCCCTTATCCAGCAACAGGGAGGGTTAAAGTGGTTTCTCTTGCTAGCTTTACCTAATTTCAAGCCCAAACTACCTTTGCTCAACTACACCCAACCCCACACACAGCAGAAGCTGGGGACAGGTGCTCTGAAGCATCAGGAGCAAGAGAAAGCCAGCGTCTCAGCTCACTCTAGACTTCCTGGAAATGTGCAGTGCCACCAAATGAATAACATCTTAGTCCAGAATTTCCTGTGTGGTTAACAGGGCAGATCCTAAGGAGACTGGGGGATATCCAGCCCTTAGCCACCTCCAGTGTCCACCCCCAATAACTATGTCTTCAGAGCAAAGGCCCTGTGTAGTGAGCTATAGCCAAAGAGAAAAGAGATGAAAGATACAGCAGCTAGTGAGTGTGTCCACACAGACGTGGGTTTGCaggttttgtttggggtttgtgCTTGAATTCTgctatttaaatatttgaattctGCTGTAAAGGTTCTGACTTAATATAGAGGCCAGGATTTTCTAATCTACAGTTTGGAATCCATTAACACGTTGTTTTCATAGGTCAGAACCATGCTGTCTCAGAAGTGCTATGGACAGGATTATAGAGTAGGTCTAAGAACTATTCCATGAAATTTCTCAatgggatatatgtgtgtgtgcatatagtgtgtatgtatatatgtatgtgaggaGTTATGTGGTGGTGCATATGTGGAgggaatatgtgtatatatgtgtattatgggaatatgtgtgtatgtgtgtgtacctatgtatatgtgtgtgtgtacctgtgtgtatgtgactaTATGTGTGCCTGCATATACCTGTGCCTGAGTGTTCATATGTATACCTGGGTGTATCTGCAGATGTGTGCCTATGtatggatgtctgtgtgtgtgcatatctgtgtatgtgagtgtgtgcctgtgaatgTGTGCCTCCGTGTGCAAGGGTGCTGCTATCCTTTCAGATAGAGAAGGGGCGTTATGCGTTTATGGTTTTCTACTTTTGCTCAATTCTCCTGGGATCCGGCTGCCGTCACTAGATGAAGTCAGAAAATATAGGATGACCTTTTCCAACCTTCGTTGCTCTATTATAAATTCTTTATATTCATATAGTATGATCAATAAATATGTAACACTTTTAGGCTCTTTGTGGTCACACGTCATATTAACAGACCACATTAATCTGCACTCTAAACTATTCCTGGGTGTTATTCAGTCCTCCATACCCAATCCATTGCTCAGTCAACACAGGATGATGAGCAGGCCAGACAACCACTCATTTCCAAGTTACAAGAGCACCACCTTCTGGTGAAACGTAGAAGGGGGCGTGTTAAGGATCTGCTAAAAAAAAATCGATAGAATTTTTCTatccaaagggggaaaaaaaagttaaagtgcAGCCACGTTAATAAGAATGTTGAATTTTTTTGAGTTTCTGACTTCGTTTGATTCTTCTGGGAAAGGGTTCTCCTGCTATTCAGCAACCAAGGGGTCTTTAACCCCTTCCAGTTCTCCTTAAACTCGGCGGGTTTCAAGTTTCAGCCCCTCCTTGGATTCCAGCCTGCTGAGACTTCCAGAATCGTCCAAAATGGAGCCTCTCGCTGCTTACCCACTAAAATGTTCCGGGCCCAAAGCAAAGATGTTTGCAGTCTTGCTCTCTATGGTTCTGTGCACAGTGATGCTTTTTCTCCTTCAGTTAAAATTCCTGAAGCCGAGAGTCAACAGTTTCTACTCCTTTGAAGTGAAGGACGCCAAAGGGAGGGCGGTGTCTCTGGAAAAATTCAAAGGCAAAGTAAGTCTTCGGATTTTTATCTCTGTTGTTCCTCGGCCCTGATACTTACGCTCAGCATAGAGTCTTCAAAGTAATATAGTCAGAGGTCCTTTTAGTTATCAGAGTTCTAAGAGCTTTAAACTTCCACTGCATAAAACGACTGTTTTTCTCGAaagctgccttctcttttgtgcgGAAGCGATGCCGTAGTATCTAGAAGATGCTATGTGGTTACAGTGAGCCCCGCTACTGAGTGTTCTTTAACTAACTAGACTTTGTCACAGTCTTCACCCATTCATTTGGGTTATGATTTTCAATAAAGTTGAATCTCTCTAGAAATTCGGAATCTATCAGACATCGTAGCCTCCCAAAATGGTTTAGGATTTTAACTgcatgaaggatttttttttaatcttttgcttctctttccggtgtttttttttttctttttccggGAGGCTTCCCTAGTTGTAAACGTGGCTAGTGACTGCCGGTACACAGACAAGAGTTATGTGACCCTCAGGGA
Above is a genomic segment from Apodemus sylvaticus chromosome 16, mApoSyl1.1, whole genome shotgun sequence containing:
- the Gpx8 gene encoding probable glutathione peroxidase 8 isoform X2 — encoded protein: MEPLAAYPLKCSGPKAKMFAVLLSMVLCTVMLFLLQLKFLKPRVNSFYSFEVKDAKGRAVSLEKFKGKILPRRSQGGTFGSIWSTLRDKS